From the genome of Candidatus Margulisiibacteriota bacterium, one region includes:
- a CDS encoding ATP-binding protein, with translation MDEEELQSLLLKLCAEPQETQWLEFKLNGATNNHKIGEYISALSNGATLTNKEYGYLVWGVEDITHRIIGTNFRFSKAKQGN, from the coding sequence ATGGACGAAGAGGAATTACAAAGTTTATTGTTGAAATTGTGCGCCGAACCGCAGGAAACACAATGGCTAGAGTTTAAGCTGAATGGCGCGACAAACAATCATAAAATAGGCGAATATATAAGCGCGTTAAGCAATGGGGCAACTCTGACCAATAAAGAATACGGATATTTGGTCTGGGGAGTGGAAGATATTACCCATAGGATTATAGGCACAAACTTTCGTTTTTCTAAAGCGAAACAAGGCAATTAG